From Pagrus major chromosome 2, Pma_NU_1.0, one genomic window encodes:
- the vtna gene encoding vitronectin a, translating to MRLWAVLPLALLAQALAADESCMGRCENGFDSERKCQCDSMCKYYKSCCFDYEVTCGMTTRGDTYVSADDDDELLEGTTPSPFTATSRQLRPAQQAISDFGRRGQQHPATTLEMTRPPRLMDTIFQRIPVIQRTPISEEVPATQDVPTTTKPPQTTVPSTTGTTAAPDPDAVVCSGRPFDSFMQLKNGSIYAFRGDYFFELDQKSVLPGYPKLIKDVWGIRGPIDAAFTRVNCQGKTYIFKGNQYWRFDNGVLDDDYPREISVGFDKIPDHVDAAFALPAPGHNGKEKVYFFKGEQYYTYEFLHQPSHEECITMSESSPSTLFRRYTDVYYNNYERSLSELFSNLPQHHDKHHFIEKDWKGLKAPVDAVMTGRMYVPPLRSTRRRNDYRYDQQYGQQYGQQWGQQYGQQWGRRRQSRSPNWGSMAERGMNMGQEFAERGMEMGLRLAEKRMEMEERLGRDWDRRWDQDWDQDRRRDGYRQNNRGNYDSRSFWEPFRRDQPIQTVYFFKGDKYYRVDLRTKRVDPGSPPYPRSIAKYWLGCSDTTGAEK from the exons ATGAGGCTGTGGGCTGTCCTGCCGCTCGCTCTGCTCGCTCAGGCTTTAGCTGCAGACG AGTCTTGTATGGGTCGCTGTGAGAATGGCTTTGACTCTGAGAGGAAGTGCCAGTGTGACTCCATGTGCAAGTATTACAAGAGCTGCTGCTTCGACTATGAGGTCACCTGTGGCATGACGA ctcGTGGAGACACGTACGTGTctgcagatgatgatgatgagctgTTGGAAGGCACCACTCCGTCCCCTTTTACTGCCACCAGTCGTCAGCTTAGGCCCGCACAGCAAGCCATCTCAGACTTTGGCCGCAGAGGACAGCAACATCCCGCAACCACACTGGAGATGACCAGACCTCCTCGATTGATGGACACCATATTTCAGAGAATACCTGTTATACAGAGGACACCCATTTCAGAGGAAGTCCCAGCTACACAGGACGTCCCCACCACGACTAAACCTCCTCAGACCACTGTTCCCAGCACAACAGGCACCACTGCAGCCCCCGACCCTGACGCCGTGGTGTGCAGCGGGAGGCCCTTTGACTCCTTCATGCAActaaaaaatggctccatatatGCCTTCAGAG GGGATTACTTTTTCGAGCTGGACCAGAAGTCAGTGCTTCCTGGTTATCCAAAGCTCATAAAGGATGTGTGGGGCATCCGTGGGCCTATCGATGCTGCCTTCACCCGCGTCAACTGTCAGGGGAAGACTTACATCTTTAAG GGAAACCAGTACTGGAGGTTTGATAATGGCGTGCTGGACGATGACTACCCACGAGAAATCAGCGTGGGCTTCGACAAGATTCCGGATCATGTGGACGCAGCGTTTGCTCTGCCCGCTCCTGGTCACAACGGCAAAGAGAAGGTGTATTTCTTTAAAG GTGAACAGTATTACACGTACGAGTTTTTGCACCAGCCATCCCACGAGGAGTGCATCACCATGTCTGAGAGTTCTCCGTCCACACTGTTCAGGCGCTACACTGACGTATACTATAACAACTATGAACGTTCCCTCAGCGAGCTCTTCTCCAACT TGCCCCAGCATCATGACAAACACCACTTCATCGAGAAGGACTGGAAGGGCCTCAAGGCTCCGGTGGACGCTGTCATGACAGGCAGAATGTACGTACCTCCGTTGAGGTCCACACGACGCCGCAACGACTACCGGTATGACCAGCAGTATGGACAGCAGTATGGACAGCAATGGGGCCAGCAGTATGGACAGCAGTGGGGTCGTAGGAGGCAAAGCCGCTCACCCAACTGGGGGTCAATGGCCGAGCGGGGGATGAACATGGGCCAGGAGTTTGCAGAGAGGGGTATGGAGATGGGTCTGAGGTTGGCAGAGAAGAGGATGGAAATGGAGGAGCGGCTCGGGCGAGACTGGGACAGACGGTGGGATCAAGACTGGGACCAGGACAGACGGAGAGATGGTTACCGTCAGAACAACAGAGGCAACTATGACTCCAGGTCGTTCTGGGAGCCCTTCCGGAGAGATCAGCCCATACAGACCGTCTACTTCTTTAAAGGAG ACAAATACTACAGAGTGGACCTCAGGACCAAGAGAGTCGACCCCGGTTCGCCTCCATATCCCAGATCCATCGCCAAGTACTGGCTCGGCTGTTCAGACACCACCGGGGCAGAGAAGTag
- the sarm1 gene encoding NAD(+) hydrolase SARM1, with protein MLFSLTLFLWRLYRHFSIMFSSERLTVPDYVSRLQRGRSGSVCNHRPVSPGISADVQAVLDSSLPALRCAIRRLRTGKETSDSDETRQAIAEMYQLVEEAWVMPAVGRQVAEEICNRIRLDGGLELLLQLQQTPAVEITYESAKLLEQILVADNRDYLARMGMGVVLNLTRQQEDAQLARSVSGILEHMFKHSEETSVHLISNGALDALLFWCRGTDPTVLRHCAVALANCAMYGGHRCQRWMIEKQAAEWLFPLAFSKEDELIRFHACLAVTVLATNREIEKEVVKSGTLELVEPFIASLDPDDFARSLLDSADCMQGKTAADLQHLLPLLDGTRVEGKCIAAFYLCAETSIKSRQRNTKIFQEIGAVQSLKKIVMYSSNGTASSLAKRALSMMGEEVPKRILSCVPNWKTCEVQTWLQQVGFSAYCDRFQELQVDGDLLLNITDQDLSADLGMTAALTRKRFLRDLRVLKTYANYSTCDPNNMADWLVEVDPRFRQYTYGMVQSGVDRNSVQNVTDQQLQLDCHIDNGVHRAKILSSSRRPLKPCHTDAKPAGPDVFISYRRTTGSQLASLLKVHLQVRGYSVFIDVEKLEAGKFEDKLIQSVQRARNFILVLSANALDKCMDDTAMKDWVHKEIVTALAGKKNIVPVTDNFMWPDPMSLPEDMRAILNFNGIKWSHEYQEASIEKILRFLKGHQDQVDSPDASKGQKKKE; from the exons ATGCTCTTTTCTCTGACGCTCTTCCTGTGGAGGCTCTACCGACATTTCTCCATCATGTTCAGCTCGGAAAGACTCACAGTCCCGGATTATGTCAGCCGgctgcagagagggaggagcgGCTCCGTCTGCAACCACCGACCGGTCTCCCCGGGCATCAGCGCCGACGTCCAGGCGGTTTTGGACAGCTCCCTCCCCGCCCTGCGCTGCGCCATCAGGAGGCTGAGGACAGGGAAGGAGACCTCTGATTCAGATGAGACCCGCCAGGCCATCGCCGAGATGTAccagctggtggaggaggccTGGGTGATGCCCGCTGTAGGCCGTCAGGTGGCCGAGGAGATCTGCAACAGGATCCGGCTGGATGGAggcctggagctgctgctgcagctgcaacagaCACCTGCTGTGGAGATCACCTATGAGTCTGCAAAACTGCTGGAGCAGATACTGGTGGCAGACAACAG AGATTATTTAGCACGGATGGGTATGGGGGTCGTCCTCAACCTGACTCGGCAGCAGGAAGACGCACAGCTGGCTCGGAGTGTCTCAGGGATCCTGGAGCACATGTTCAAACACTCAGAGGAGACGTCCGTCCACCTCATCTCTAACGGAGCCCTGGACGCCCTCCTCTTCTGGTGCCGAGGTACAGACCCCACCGTGCTCCGCCACTGTGCTGTGGCACTGGCAAACTGTGCCATGTACGGAGGCCACCGCTGCCAGAGATGGATGATTGAGAAACAGGCGGCTGAGTGGCTTTTCCCACTGGCCTTTTCCAAAGAGGATGAACTCATCCGCTTCCACGCGTGTCTGGCTGTGACTGTGTTAGCTACAAACCGAGAAATTGAGAAAGAGGTGGTGAAATCTGGGACCTTGGAGCTGGTGGAGCCTTTCATCGCATCTTTGGATCCAGATGACTTTGCCCGCAGTTTACTGGACAGTGCAGACTGCATGCAGGGCAAGACGGCCGCTGACCTGCAGCATCTTTTGCCGTTACTGGATGGCACAAGAGTGGAAGGAAAGTGCATTGCAGCCTTTTACCTTTGTGCTGAGACCAGCATCAAGTCTCGTCAGCGTAACACCAAG ATATTTCAAGAGATCGGAGCAGTGCAGAGCCTGAAGAAAATTGTCATGTACTCCAGTAATGGCACAGCTTCCAGCCTCGCCAAGCGGGCGCTGAGTATGATGGGGGAGGAAGTGCCGAAACGCATCCTGTCATGTGTGCCGAACTGGAAAACCTGTGAGGTGCAGACCTGGCTGCAGCAGGTTGGCTTTAGTGCCTATTGTGACCGTTTCCAG GAGCTCCAGGTGGATGGAGACCTCCTGCTAAACATCACAGACCAGGATCTGAGCGCTGATCTGGGCATGACGGCAGCCCTCACTCGCAAGAG gtttTTGAGAGACTTGCGTGTGCTGAAGACTTACGCCAACTACTCCACATGTGACCCAAACAACATGGCTGACTGGCTAGTGGAGGTGGACCCTCGATTCCGTCAGTACACCTACGGCATGGTCCAGTCAGGAGTGGATCGCAACAGTGTCCAGAACGTGACTGATCAGCAGCTCCAGCTCGACTGCCACATAGACAACGGAGTCCACAGAGCCAAGATCCTGTCTTCTAGCCGCAGGCCCTTAAAACCGTGCCACACAGACGCCAAGCCTGCAGGGCCCGATGTGTTCATCAGCTACCGTCGGACCACCGGTTCCCAGCTGGCCAG CCTTCTGAAGGTGCACCTGCAGGTTCGAGGATACAGCGTCTTCATAGACGTGGAGAAGCTGGAGGCTGGTAAATTCGAGGACAAACTGATTCAGAGTGTACAGAGGGCACGTAACTTCATCCTGGTCCTGTCCGCAAATGCGCTTGACAAGTGCATGGATGACACTGCCATGAAGGACTGGGTGCATAAG GAGATAGTCACCGCCCTGGCTGGGAAGAAGAACATTGTTCCCGTCACGGATAACTTCATGTGGCCCGATCCCATGTCTCTGCCAGAGGACATGAGAGCAATTCTCAACTTCAATGGCATCAA ATGGTCTCACGAATATCAGGAGGCCTCGATCGAGAAGATCCTACGCTTTCTGAAGGGACACCAAGACCAGGTCGACAGCCCGGATGCCTCCAAAgggcagaaaaagaaagaataa
- the slc46a1 gene encoding proton-coupled folate transporter, with amino-acid sequence MDEPDTAAILPADALASTDDEASTIDPGGVKGGEADVPTTRSVRPPFTCSLPVAVEPVMFLSMFALALQAPLSTQYLWDRISEDLGYNGSKRSECSNSSAPPDPLLKEVETLTAHWSLYISLAGFSVGLLVVPLLGSWSDFAGRRPVLIIPNLGMALQVVVYLVVMYLKLPVVYFLLGRILSGLSGDFNAILAGCFSYVADTSDRRSRTFRVAVLEACIGISGMLASIIGGKWRQAQGYINPFWLALAANLAAALYTYLFVRESVLTDPSAKLLTSRHHKAVWHLFSTGGSTAEAGGRFHRCKLWLYMLCFFLVVAIHFGCRELFVLYELSSPLCWGPALIGYGSAANNLAYLTSLLGLKIMQRCLADSWVGVIGLASNITGLVVFSVADTTQLMFTGYGLSFLFVAVTPVIRSKLSKLVDPSEQGALFASVACVESLCFLVGSGVFNSLYPATLHFMRGFPFLFAAILLFIPTGIIGTLQCLDQRREHRDTTSAS; translated from the exons ATGGACGAGCCGGACACCGCAGCGATCCTCCCCGCAGATGCGCTCGCGTCCACGGACGATGAAGCTTCAACCATCGACCCAGGTGGCGTCAAAGGAGGGGAGGCTGACGTACCGACGACTCGCTCCGTCCGGCCGCCGTTTACATGCTCGCTGCCGGTGGCTGTGGAGCCGGTGATGTTCCTCTCCATGTTTGCTCTGGCTCTGCAGGCGCCTCTGTCCACACAGTACCTGTGGGACCGCATCAGTGAGGACCTCGGCTACAATGGCTCCAAGAGGTCGGAGTGCAGCAACAGCTCCGCGCCCCCCGACCCTCTCCTGAAG gAGGTGGAAACCTTGACAGCCCACTGGAGCCTGTACATCAGTCTTGCAGGCTTTTCTGTAGGCCTGTTGGTGGTGCCTCTCCTGGGCTCGTGGAGTGACTTCGCGGGTCGCAGACCTGTTCTCATCATCCCCAATCTGGGCATGGCCCTCCAAGTAGTGGTTTACCTCGTGGTGATGTACCTGAAGCTGCCTGTGGTCTACTTTCTACTGGGCAGGATACTCAGTGGCCTTTCAGGTGACTTCAACGCCATCCTGGCCGGCTGCTTTTCATATGTGGCTGATACCAGTGACAGGAGGTCCCGCACCTTCAGGGTGGCAGTGTTGGAGGCTTGTATAGGCATTTCAGGGATGCTAGCCAGCATCATTGGAGGGAAGTGGCGGCAGGCACAAGG GTACATCAACCCATTCTGGCTTGCCCTGGCCGCTAActtggctgcagctctgtacaCTTACCTGTTTGTCCGTGAGTCTGTCCTTACAGACCCAAGTGCCAAGCTCCTCACCTCTCGCCACCATAAAGCTGTCTGGCACCTCTTCTCAACAGGAGGCAGTACTGCCGAGGCAGGGGGAAGATTTCACAGATGTAAGCTGTGGCTTTACATGCTGTGTTTCTTTCTGGTGGTAGCCATACACTTCGGCTGCAGGgagctgtttgtgttgtatgAGCTGAGCTCCCCGCTGTGCTGGGGGCCGGCCCTCATTGGCTATGGATCAGCCGCTAACAACCTAGCCTACCTCACCAGTCTGCTGGGGCTGAAGATCATGCAGCGCTGTCTGGCAGACTCCTGGGTGGGTGTCATTGGTCTGGCCTCCAACATCACAGGGCTGGTGGTCTTCTCTGTAGCTGACACCACCCAGCTCATGTTCACAG GTTATGGATTGTCTTTCCTCTTCGTGGCTGTGACACCTGTTATTAGGTCAAAGCTGTCCAAGTTGGTGGACCCATCAGAACAAG GGGCCCTATTTGCCTCTGTAGCCTGTGTGGAGAGTTTATGTTTTCTGGTGGGCAGCGGCGTCTTCAACTCTCTTTACCCAGCCACTCTGCACTTCATGAGGGGCTTCCCCTTCCTGTTCGCTgccatcctcctcttcatccccaCTGGAATAATTGG TACCCTGCAGTGTttggaccagaggagagagcacagagacacCACATCGGCATCCTGA